Genomic window (Macrobrachium nipponense isolate FS-2020 chromosome 35, ASM1510439v2, whole genome shotgun sequence):
tatataattaaaaatatatatataatatatataagatatatatatatatataggtaattataatataatataatatatatataatatatataatatttatatacctataaatatatatatatatatataatatataataataataaaattatataaattaaaaatatatatatatatatatcatatatatattatatatatatatatatatatatatatatatatatatatatatatatatatatatatatattataataatatatttaatactataatatatatatatattataatatataatattatatatatatattaataatataattactatatataagtattatatatataatatatatatattatatataattataaatataatagtataaatatatatatataataatataaattaaatatataaataattatatataatatattataatatatgtagaatatactggtcacttttttaccaaatacatataCAACTGCAGTAGctgcaatgccctcttaacttgttCAATTCTTTTCTCAATtagggatacgcttgtcactgcaaagccagaagatccaagttcaaataaACTTTCGAAGAAATTTCTTtggacttggatcttcaggctttgtagtgacaagtgtatccaaaaaagagcaaagaattcaacaggttaagagggcattatggctattatagttgcatatatatatatattataatatatataataatataatatatatatattatatatatatattatataatatattatatatatatatagtatataataatatttttataactattatatatatatatatatatatatatatatatatatatatattatatatatatcatatatatatatgtatatatagatactatatatatatatatatatatatatatataatatatatatatatatatatatatatatatatatatatatatatatatatatatatatatatatctatatatatatatatatatatatatatatatatatgtgtgtgtgtgtgtgtgtgatgtgtgtgatgtgtatgtatctatggCAAATATGAATACTTAATCATgacatatataaaaagtgatgctaagtataaataaaggtaatgccatggaggaaagTGAGAAAGCGAGaactgccaagatctttcggtctcgCCTTACgtttaagaccgaaagatctcggcagttcttgctttttcattttcctccatgacattacctttatttacacagacacacacacacacacacacacacacacacacatatatatatatatatatatacatatatatattatatatatgtatatatatatctatatatatatatatatatatatatatatatattatatatatatgtgtgtgtgtgtgtgtgtgtgtgtgtgtgtgtgtgtgtgtgtgtatatatatatatgattatattttctttgataaatgcTAATCAATAACAATTCgtctttctgtatgtatgtatgtatgtatgtatgtatgtaattgttgtatgtatgtatggtatgtatgtatgtattgtattgtatgtagtatgtatgtatataagatataaatgtctgtttgtatgtgGCATAACATGACATTAaaaaagttcctctctctctctctctctctctctctctctctctctctctctctctctctctctctctgctgttgatAAGCCTTATTATTAGATATGAAAGAAAGTCACTTACCATAACGAGAAAAAGACCGAGTAAATGCTGGTAAAGCGGTAACGGTAAGGTCCTCCAGCAGACGCCACCCTTCCCGGTGGCAAGTGGCATTCATTTCCGACCAGGTCTTCTTTTCCTTCACAATCTTCACACATCCCAGACCCTCGATGAGTTCAGCGGGGCTTTCGCACTGGAAtcctggaaggaggaggaggaggaggactgcagGAATGAGGAGGGTTACATAAGAGCCAAAATGACACTGAATGACATCAACAGTGATCTTTCATGAACTGATTTATAAGAGATAAGAAAGTAGATGATGAGATAACACAGTGAACTGAGCAATTCGACTCTTTTCTGCCGACTTTGTTCACAGACTTTTACTCTGAAGGAAAAATCTCAGAAGGACAAAGGTTCTTCTTCCCTTACCACAGGTTTTCCCATCACCCTCGTAAGGGGGTTTGCAAAAGCAGCTGTAACTCCCAATGGAGTTCTTGCATACTGCGTAGGGGCTGCACTCGGTCTTCCCTTGGGCGCACTCGTCGATGTCTGGTCATTAAGGAGAAAAGAGACTTGAAAAGGGTCCCTGTGGAGTGAAGGAAGTTGTCTCGTAGAGAGACAGGCAAAGGGTCTCCCTCCACACTGTAGGCACAATTTGAAAGTTGAAAATTCCACAGGAAGAAGAACCCAAGATGAACAAGGATCAAAAGAGGAAATTGATAACAGCATAAAAATCTAGAAACAACCTTTGAGGTCACTGAATAGATAAGAAACATGGAAGAACATTTTGCCACAAATCTGCCAGCAGGTCTTGGAAAGGTCCTGACATCGGTAAAAACAACATCAACTGGCCAACCAAACTAATTAAGGAATTGATGGAAAAGTTCATTGCAAAATGTTTGGGAATGTTGGCCatggaagaaggaaaacaaaagacaggtttcaaaggaaggaaggaaggtcggTCTGTTGGGAGAGGAAGTGAAGACgaacttgatgatgatgatgaggaggagcaGCAGATGAGGAATATCAGAGACAAGTGGCGGAAGTTCTGGGAAAGAGACTTGCTTGTTGGGAAAAATAATTGTTGAGTATTCTTGGTCAGTACTGGCAAAGAAGAGTCATAATTTGTTATTAGAAGATGTGTGGTGCAAATTCTGTAGAAAGTTGGTGTGGTGTGGaaacaaatggaagaaagagggaCATCATTATAACTTTTGTAAAAGATAagaatcaagaagaagaagaagaagaagaagaagaagaagaagaagaagaagaacagtaaCAATGTTgcatatcaataaatataaaagtctATGGCCTTTAAGATCATAAAACTTCCTGCTCTGACTTTCCTTTGCTTATAACATGTGCATAAAATCTTCACTGATCTATAAAACACTTCACTCAATCGGACACAACATTCGATTATTTAGGAAAATCACTAACAAAGTCTAAGGTACATCTGCTCTTCCCTTACCACAGGTTTGCCCATCTCCCTCGGAAGGTGGGTTGCAGGAGCAGCTGTAACTCCCAACGGAGTTCCTGCATGTTGCCAGGGGGCTGCACTCGTCCTTCCCTTGGGCGCACTCATCAACGTCTGTGAGATTCCATGGTAATAATCGATATggagaaaataagatgaaagaattgtaagaaaaaggaggaaaatgtCAAGACGATGAAAACAAagttagatgtatgtatgtatatagaaggTAATAATGAGTAAAACTTCAATGAAGCAGTCTGTCTTACCTTCACACTTTGAACCCTTCTGTGCAAAGCCAGAAGGGCAGGAACACATTCTCCCATCTCCCTCGGAAGGTGGGTTGCAGGAGCAGCTGTAACTCCCAACGGAGTTCCTGCATGTTGCCAGGGGGCTGCACTCGTCCTTCCCTTGGGTGCACCCATCGACGCCTGTTCGGGAGGCAATGATTAATAGTTTTGAGGAAAGAGGCCTTGTGGAATGTCCCTTTCTTTTGTTCTGAGGGAGGTTAGCTAGAGTCCTTTCAGGAGAAAAAGAGGGCTTGGACTTATTTCTAAAACATACATAAGGACTTGAAATTGATATGACGCTGGATAAAAGCAATTAAACCCTTAAATACGTATACAGATGATTACGAAACCAAAACCCGTTATGAAATCTgatataatttgtatattaaaGAAAGACAAATGCTCCTTGAAGCATGAAAGACAGTTGAAACAGTGACTTGGAATTCTATCCGTCTGATCCTATTATAGAAagagttttcatttctttctggAAGGTCATCAGGTGGACGAGGGTGAACTTTGAAGGGAGAAAGACCCACAAGAGACTGAAGCAATGAGCAGGGCTCAAAAATCGGGAGCCTCATCTATCTTGCTTTTGTGATTATTATGGAGTGAGACAGAAGTCTGAAAATGGGACACAGAAAAGAAAGGACGATGTCTCAAGGTTTGCATCTGTTGATATCAAGGAAGGCAATCAGAACTACCTAAACCTAGAATGAAAACCCTCAGGATTTGAGTGGTTCTTCAGGCATGTCCCATTTGTTGTTGTTAGAGGTAGActcaaaatatttcttaaaactggCTCCATATTCCTCGTGAAGTAGAATGACAAGGGAAGAAATTTTTATTCAATATGACTGTTACTTTAACAAAGGGAAATGTAATTATATTGATTCCTctcttttgccaaaaaaaaagaccTAAAAAGAGCAGGGAGGAAAGAAAGGCCACATGAGCAAAGCGATCATTTCTTCTGGTATTCAACGACGGATTTATGCAAAGTGTGgaagaacagaagaagaaaagaacacTGCAATGAGTATTTCTTTACATTACATTGCCTGAATATGGGGTGAATAAATGCATTTACTTTGCAAGGAGTCCTGGGTGTTGTTCACTGCACCTGAAAGAAACAAAGGCAAAGACTTGTAAAGTTTAACTTCTGTCAAGAATTCTAAATGGTGATTCATTTAGAAGCAAAGTCATTGCATGGGATCCATCCCAATTTCGAATGATTTGGTAGAAAGTGGATTATTATGATGAACAGACAGGCAATTAtgttgttatgaaaaaaaaaagagaaatatcatTATCTGGGTTACAAGTACCTTTCACGAGTTCCAGGTCAAGATGAAGTCCtccaaaaagaaatttattttgttgTCAATGATTCCAACAGAAAGATGAATGATGAGATCAATTCGTGATCATGATTACAAACTCAAATAATGCAAGTCAGAAAAAGACTGAGTTACTTACCTTGAGGAGTGTTTTCAGCATGGCCCAGCTTCTTATGcatttctgaaaatagaaaacaacGTTTCAAAAACACTGACTTCATTGATTCGAACCACAATATATAAGCGCAAATGTCAGTGATTTTGTTTCCAGCATTAATTCCCTCAAAGGTGAAGATTTGCACTGGACAACTGCACGCAGGATTCAAACCTACCTGGGATTTCCTGCAGAAGTTCCTCAAATCCTGAATGATGCACGACAGGTAAAAGAgaacaataatattgtttttttcaatGAGGAACAAATTCCTCTCAGTTGAAGATGAGAAGAAACTTTAGGGATGTGTCATATAAGAGATAGAATTAAATCATCTCAAAATAAATTTAACGGTAATAGTGGCATTGCTGCTATGTCAGCTGAACATGAATGCAGTCCTTACCTGAAAGCTTCGCTAGTATGTCGTTCTGCTTCTGCTGAAGGTCTCCATATCCtgaaagagagcagagagagaccaTCTGGTCAAACCTTTCAGTGAAGTTATGAGTGAAAAGGAGATACACTGTTTCAGATACCTCCAAAAGGTAGACCATATAGTACTTTGCTTGGAAGGTAAAAAATACTTATCATTTGTTATGTGAGAGATAAAATTCAATAATCTGAAAAATAATTGACAGTAATAGCGGCATTGCTACTATGTCAGCTGAACATGAATGCATTCCTTACCTGAAAGCTTTGCTAGTATGTCGTTCTGCTTCTGCTGAAGGTCTCCATATCCtgaaagagagcagagagagaccaTCTGGTCAAACCTTTCAGTGAAGTTATGAGTGAAAAGGAGATACACTGTTTCAGATACCTCCAAAAGGTAGACCATATAGTACTTTGCTTGGAAGGTAAAAAATACTTATCATTTGTTATGTGAAAGATAAAATTCACTAATCTGAAAAATAATTGACAGTAATAGCGGCATTGCTACTATGTCAGCTGAACATGAATGCATTCCTTACCTGAAAGCTTTGCTAGTATGTCGTTCTGCTTCTGCTGAAGGTCTCCATATCCtgaaagagagcagagagagaccaTCTGGTCAAACCTTTCAGTGAAGTTATGAGTGAAAAGGAGATACACTGTTTCAGATACCTCCAAAAGGTAGACCATATAGTACTTTGCTTGGAAGGTAAAAAATACTTATCATTTGTTATGTGAGAGATAAAATTCAATAATCTGAAAAATAATTGACAGTAATAGCGGCATTGCTACTATGTCAGCTGAACATGAATGCATTCCTTACCTGAAAGCTTTGCTAGTATGTCGTTCTGCTTCTGCTGAAGGTCTCCATATCCtgaaagagagcagagagagaccaTCTGGTCAAACCTTTCAGTGAAGTTATGAGTGAAAAGGAGATACACTGTTTCAGATACCTCCAAAAGGTAGACCATATAGTACTTTGCTTGGAAGGTAAAAAATACTTATCATTTGTTATGTGAAAGATAAAATTCAATAATCTGAAAAATAATTGACAGTAATAGCGGCATTGCTACTATGTCAGCTGAACATGAATGCATTCCTTACCTGAAAGCTTTGCTAGTATGTCGTTCTGCTTCTGCTGAAGGTCTCCATATCCTgaaaggagagcagagagagaccaTCTGGTCAAACCTTTCAGTGAAGTTGTAAGTGAAGAGGAAATACACTGTTTCAGATACTTCCAAAAGGTAGACCAGATACTACTTTGCTTGGAAGGTtagaaatatttatcaaatgttACTTGAGAGGTAAAATTCAATAATACCTAATCTGCAAATGACAATAATTGGTGTTACTGCTCTGTCAACTGGAAAGTGAATTGATCCTTACCCTTGAGTATTTCCAGTGTCTCATTTTGCTTCTGCTTAAAGTCTGCCATTTctggaaagaaaatggaaatgacttGGCTTTATTTCAGTGACTTGATTTAAAATGAGAAGTCATTATTCTCAAAGACAAAGACTCAAGTGTCATTCATCTACAAGGCTAGCagcttctgtaaaagaaatttcTCCATACGTATGTGATCACAAGGGAAAACAAATTAATAAGATAACAATTAGAGAGATTTCTTAactgataaataaacatttacacaTAATCATCAACACATGTCAGCAAAACGAAGGCAATGTTGCCTGTTGCTTTAAAGTATCATTACAGATCCTTTGAAACTGAAGGACAATCAGCATCAACAAGACTAAAGTGAATATCGTCCACAGTGTGAGAGCACTTGAGGGCTCCTGGTGTGAGTCTGCCTGTGACTCACAATGTAGCATCCCACTGGAATGAGAAGAATGGTATGCCCTGTAAAGTAAGCAGCTTGTAGATAGTTCTGGAGGAAACTTACAAAACCGTTACAAGGGAAATCACGTGCAGTAAGATGGGCTCATCAAATAGGGTTGAGTTTTCCTAGAGCTCAGTCCATCTGTCTGACAAAACCACTCCCAAGCCCTTCCCCACAGGCTGGAACATCTGTGATCACTCAGTTCAGGTCATTGCATGAATaagactgagacgttcttcagcTGGTGCCAATCAGAAATGGACACTTTAATAATACTAGGGCTGACCTATTATGATTAGTATGAAACCtccagaaataacaaaagctgcATTGGTGACAGTCTGCTTGTTTCAAACACATTTTCTCCTGGAGGTCATCAAATATGAAGTCACCTGCACTAGAGTAACAGAAAACTTGAAATAATGAGTTGGAAAAGAATTTCctggtatataaaataaaaataattgacataatTAATGATGAATATAAGAACAGTGCACCAAGATGAGAGCTTATGGGAAGAAGAAACTTCAAGGTTACCAAAAAGCAATCTAGAAAAATCCCTGCAGCCAAGCAGGCCACAGGATAGACCCAGAATACCAAGCGGGGCAAAACCAGCCATCAAGCAGTCCTAtactccctacctccctcccacCTCAACCGGAGGAGGGAAGACAATGACGatggaagagcagagagagagagaatgaagaagacCAAGTCCAGAGGAAGGCACTGTTCTTGCAGTCACTCAGATGACACTTATCCTCCAATTAGCCTTTCTGACAAAtcctctggcaaaaaaaaaaaaaaaaaaaaaaaaaaaaaagcatcagagGGAAGTGGACTTGATGGTTTTCCCTCAAACAAGAAAAGACAACAAAAAGGTTGTTTgtacaataaaatacaaacagcaatGATTTGAAAATCACCTCATTGAGGGTGACTTTAGAATTGGTTAAAGGAGTTATATGATTTCAATTTCTGTAACAATCATAGATTGTTAAAATGTTAACAGTGGATGATTTTCTACATTACCTTTCGATGTGTCATCGATAAGTTTTCGTACAACTGTAGTGAGAATTTCTGTGCGACCCTGGCAATGGGTGAAATGCACCCATGTCAGGATAAAAGGGATAATAGATAATATTACACTGAGCCTCATCCCTCTGACTGGCTCTCCCTTGCAGCCCTGGGTCTTTATATGCCCAGTCCTCTCGAGGATAAATTGGCTAGACGCATGACTCAGTCCACTGTCCAAGGACATTGTGTCTTTTTCTTAAGGTCACAGTTCAAGTGGATGACAGACAGATgggtctggtttttgtttaatgtatgtaggtcactgtctacttttgttatgcctttcagtattttcattgtttttattagttctcctcacaatcgtcgtgtttctaagccatacatgttcaggctctctagtcgtctttggtaacctatttgcctgatggatggaattaactttattgctcttgcttgtactccttctaatctatttatgtcttttcttagtgttggtgaccaaaactgtactgcatatacaagatggggtctaactattgatgtgcagagttgcagcaccgtttccttgtttctgtatttgaactgcatctattgctctactactgtcgtaaataccaagcatgttatgaaaaaactccaagaagtTTAATAGGCAGGATCTATTTTGTCTAAAACCGTGTTAactgtttaacaagttgtttctatcaatgtgatacACAATTTGGTCTGCAATTATGGGCTCAAAAATCTTGCACACGACCAATGTTAGACAGATTGGTTTATAATTTCCCaactcttctcttggaccttttttgtaaactgggggcacatttcctagtttccatccttttggtccCTTTACTTATttagcactttttctgtagagtttatataggtgaggcaCTATCTCCTCtattagctctttaatttctcttggatgaatctcatctgggccaggagatttgaacttgctgagtttgtctattttgtgtttaatgtcctcttctataaatattattttgtccagtggttctgccactCCATATtcaatagcaggttccggtattgaggtagtgtcttcacttgtgaatacactagtaaaaaacttattcaatcactctgctttttccaagtctgagttcaccaggttacctttATTGCCCCTTAAGGGACCTATGTTATTTCTTactggtttcctactattaacatgcacaaagaattcttttgggttttctttacaaactgttgcaactctcttatcctcatttatctttgcatttcttactaatttgtccaccaatctttagagttctttatgcctgcttgcttccagtggtgttgggtgtgagttcattgatttgtgcagtctgtctctttctcttatggtatttttaatttctttgttgaaccacttaggctgagggttgccatttgttagtatttgccttaattaatggtatacatctagagcgtttttctgtgtattcctcatggaaggcttcccagtgtttatctatgcctgtgttcacgtcgtactctagatttttaacgtcCTATAGCTTTTTCAGATCTTGTCGatggtagtctaatctcattaatatcttcttctatttttcattttgaacattaatttgaaatgagataattttatggtcgcttttgcctagatttgcacctactgaaagatcagacactagattatcttctgttgacagaacgagagagagagagagagagagagagagagagagagagagagagagagagagagagagatacttgtcGAATTCATGACTAGATTTATAACATTGTAAACTGATCTATTATCTTTAATGTAATTCTTTGactttcaccagagagagagagagagagagagagagagagagagagagagagagagagagagagagagagagagttggttgcAAGCTGGTAACCTCCAAGAAAAGAGACCAGTGGTACCTCTCAAATTCTCTTTAATTCACTTATTTCTCAACACACAAGATTTAACTATCAGGCAATCACGGAAGACTCCAATTGACCTTTTGAGTTTTGAGACCTGGCTTCTCCTTCATGACCCTTTCAAATTTACTTGACATTCAAAGAaggctctctctgtctgtctgtctgtctgtctgtctctctcttggcACTGATTATTATGTGTCTCATAATCTATATAACTAACTCTTTTATATCAGTTGTTGTTTGCTACAGCTTCTCAGTGTAAATATAGCCTtattccagatattattattattattattattattattattattattattattattattattattaacaaagaaattgtCTAACTTTCATTCAAAATCGTCGAGCAATTTCTCTCGtagtttcttcagagagagagagagagagagagagagagagacagagagagctggAGAAATCTCGAACGAATTCATATCCCCTTCAGCAATCTCCATCATCTCTCATTTCCTACTCGACCGAGGAAGAGAGACGTCTCTATGAATGAAAGATGACTACAACACCTGTTGaacgttttccttttctttttgctttttctttttcctcaggtgcctttttcttcttcttcttcttcttcttcttctttttccttctttcttcttcttcttcttcttcttcttcttcttcttctttttcttcttcttcttctttatatcaTAAATATGCTGACATTCTTCTTACTTCTGAATCATTACAAATCCCTTTCATACTCTGACACTACGAGTTCCGATACAGATGATCATCAATAGACAATTTGGGGCTTTGTCTAGCCTCTGAGTATGGAGTAAgatattaaaatatgtatatatatatatatatatatatatatatatatatatatatatatatatatatatatatatataggttttgggctgttgccttgtataataaggcgccctatgaggtaatgttagacttgcgataatcttacgctaagtcggttggtattgaacttccatattcaatggagtgtcttggggtttgtagatcacttacgaagccggtattatcttctttggttatgacgacgatgtgttaaactcatgatgattcggtgatgaggtgaggatctagtagaaaccacgaagtacaaaaatacttatatgttctgaatttacatggtgaagatcaagtaggattgtacagtcttctaatgacgatagcttgatcgcttctgccaatgatgatggctaattctattctctctacatgataaagtttaggtaaagaggtacaggtcttctaatgacgatggctaactctattctgctgcgcctaccatctcagttacaagttatgaaggaagcagatagtagctcgaacatatgaacatacaatcagatgacatagttacatacgaacacacaatcagatgacatagttactaatcacgtaggccgcttgagctataggtcacggtgtttgtctcaagcaggaagcttggactcaagtttataaacaaatgaatgactacaggtgacggcatgtcaacttagcctacatactttattgtatacatcatctttagcgtctctggtctgatcacattcctgcaagcaatctggttgacctcttttatatatatggactaacattccatatttttattatgtaaacacttacatatatatatatatatatatatatatatatatatatatatatatatatatatatatatattatataatttgtcaaggacattataataataatcatcttatCATAGTTGGACCAAAGTGTATTCTTGGTGAAAGTGTCATTAATGTCCTCCATGGCGCCTGAACTCTCTTgaagcgtctgtctgtctgtctgggttTTCCTTCTCTCGCTCATCAAACAATTTGTTCTAATGGACAAAGTTGATGACCTTCCCTCCCTCACCCAGTTGCTTGCACCACTTTTCAAcagtcattgagagagagagagaggccaaacaGAATGGGGAAAACACACTCGACACTGGAGGAGTCTGTGTGGCATGGATGGATGACATAATCACCCAATGTGTCGATCGTTTTTCGAAAGAAAGACATGGTCAGAATTAGGTCCCTGACGTTGATGTGTTGTGCTTTTGCTGCTTGTCTTCTCTGTAGATGCATTAGTGCActtacgcacgcacgcacacgcacacgcacgcaaacTTCTGCAAGCGCAAAGGCAAATATTGTGAGGTCGAGTGCATTGAGAGTTTGCAGGAATAAATTACAGCCCCTTCCCAAATCCTggacaatcagagagagagagagagagagagagagagagagagagagagagagagagagagagagatgtgtggggCTAAAATCAAGCACTTGATATTCAACGAACTGTTCCTCCTCAGCAACAACGTTCCTCCGTGATATACCTTACTGCGCCAGGGTAGTTGTGTGATAAGAATATGATGGAATTAATAAAGAGGCAGAAATGTTGTAGATATGAGAGACTTGGCTAAAACAACATTGATGTTGAATGGATGAATGTTGATCATGAAATTAAAATTTAGGAGTTCTGAGTTGCACATCATGGGAAATGAGGACTCTATTCAAATATGTTATTAGTTGACCACAGAACAAATTTCTAAAGAAACATATTTTTTGTAAACGGACATAACTGTAAGGATTCTTTTTCTTTGTACTTTCAGCCTTTAACCGTACTTTACTCAACTGTGCTTTTCTATGTTACTTCTAACCTTTTTCTATTTCTTCAaaagcagaaaaacaaaaaaacaaaaaaaataagaaagacaaacATATGTATACCCAATTTACTTTGTATTTCAGATTTTCCATAAACCCTGATACAAGATCCGAGACTTGTCCATCAGAAAAGAAAGTCAATGAcagacaatcaaagaaatatagcCTCCATGAAGTTTCGAAGATAATACATGAAAACAACTGTGGGGTTCTAACAACAATCCATGAAGGGACAAGATTCGATTTTTGAGGAATTGAAAGCGGAAGAGGCCTTTTCATACAGAATGAGGGGGTGATATCTGGCCAACTTGGTTGCCTTGCTACAAGGTAAACGCCAGCTGGATGTGAAACTTGGAAGGGATTACGTTGCTAGGGCGCATTTGTAaatgcccccctctctctctctctctctctctctctctctctctctctctctctctctctctctctctctctctcttcttgtttgtAATAGAGTTAGGAACCAAACACTAAACCGCCTTTATTTGACAAAGGGATCGCTTTTTCTGTAAGAGAGCCTTGTGAagtactgatttatttattatgaaaataaagtccTTGAAGGGTTACATTCATGAGTCTACAACACTAATAGGGAAGTTGAAGTTATTGGATTAATAATGGTCATTTTGTTGATCCATCTGTCTCCTCTCTTACCCTGTAGAAATTGTAATGCATTTCACTGCAAACGGAAGTATAGATTC
Coding sequences:
- the LOC135208391 gene encoding uncharacterized protein LOC135208391 isoform X2; protein product: MRLSVILSIIPFILTWVHFTHCQGRTEILTTVVRKLIDDTSKEMADFKQKQNETLEILKGYGDLQQKQNDILAKLSGYGDLQQKQNDILAKLSGYGDLQQKQNDILAKLSGYGDLQQKQNDILAKLSGYGDLQQKQNDILAKLSEMHKKLGHAENTPQGAVNNTQDSLQSVDGCTQGKDECSPLATCRNSVGSYSCSCNPPSEGDGRMCSCPSGFAQKGSKCEDVDECAQGKDECSPLATCRNSVGSYSCSCNPPSEGDGQTCDIDECAQGKTECSPYAVCKNSIGSYSCFCKPPYEGDGKTCGFQCESPAELIEGLGCVKIVKEKKTWSEMNATCHREGWRLLEDLTVTALPAFTRSFSRYGSTWIGAYGGKWQESGIPLKEDLWRVGYQPDSARWHCGVAAFDPHSSLVKVGHRDCLTTTWGYCQLLLQ
- the LOC135208391 gene encoding uncharacterized protein LOC135208391 isoform X3 encodes the protein MRLSVILSIIPFILTWVHFTHCQGRTEILTTVVRKLIDDTSKEMADFKQKQNETLEILKGYGDLQQKQNDILAKLSGYGDLQQKQNDILAKLSGYGDLQQKQNDILAKLSGYGDLQQKQNDILAKLSGYGDLQQKQNDILAKLSGFEELLQEIPEMHKKLGHAENTPQGVDGCTQGKDECSPLATCRNSVGSYSCSCNPPSEGDGRMCSCPSGFAQKGSKCEDVDECAQGKDECSPLATCRNSVGSYSCSCNPPSEGDGQTCDIDECAQGKTECSPYAVCKNSIGSYSCFCKPPYEGDGKTCGFQCESPAELIEGLGCVKIVKEKKTWSEMNATCHREGWRLLEDLTVTALPAFTRSFSRYGSTWIGAYGGKWQESGIPLKEDLWRVGYQPDSARWHCGVAAFDPHSSLVKVGHRDCLTTTWGYCQLLLQ
- the LOC135208391 gene encoding thrombospondin-4-B-like isoform X21, encoding MRLSVILSIIPFILTWVHFTHCQGRTEILTTVVRKLIDDTSKEMADFKQKQNETLEILKGYGDLQQKQNDILAKLSGYGDLQQKQNDILAKLSEMHKKLGHAENTPQGVDGCTQGKDECSPLATCRNSVGSYSCSCNPPSEGDGRMCSCPSGFAQKGSKCEDVDECAQGKDECSPLATCRNSVGSYSCSCNPPSEGDGQTCDIDECAQGKTECSPYAVCKNSIGSYSCFCKPPYEGDGKTCGFQCESPAELIEGLGCVKIVKEKKTWSEMNATCHREGWRLLEDLTVTALPAFTRSFSRYGSTWIGAYGGKWQESGIPLKEDLWRVGYQPDSARWHCGVAAFDPHSSLVKVGHRDCLTTTWGYCQLLLQ
- the LOC135208391 gene encoding uncharacterized protein LOC135208391 isoform X6; translated protein: MRLSVILSIIPFILTWVHFTHCQGRTEILTTVVRKLIDDTSKEMADFKQKQNETLEILKGYGDLQQKQNDILAKLSGYGDLQQKQNDILAKLSGYGDLQQKQNDILAKLSGYGDLQQKQNDILAKLSGFEELLQEIPEMHKKLGHAENTPQGAVNNTQDSLQSVDGCTQGKDECSPLATCRNSVGSYSCSCNPPSEGDGRMCSCPSGFAQKGSKCEDVDECAQGKDECSPLATCRNSVGSYSCSCNPPSEGDGQTCDIDECAQGKTECSPYAVCKNSIGSYSCFCKPPYEGDGKTCGFQCESPAELIEGLGCVKIVKEKKTWSEMNATCHREGWRLLEDLTVTALPAFTRSFSRYGSTWIGAYGGKWQESGIPLKEDLWRVGYQPDSARWHCGVAAFDPHSSLVKVGHRDCLTTTWGYCQLLLQ